In a genomic window of Aricia agestis chromosome 2, ilAriAges1.1, whole genome shotgun sequence:
- the LOC121735815 gene encoding uncharacterized protein LOC121735815 — MEERRLKNTPRVGSGCPVDARESHTPSNQGVCWTYTGPAQDTLKGMEAATAASGSDGASSRDGSKPVLLTAPVADILTTTDNPRHTVRSPVVQLERLQDSDLENGGSRAATPTYTSTGSGFFRRPGSGSDESGDESAASHNLDLDDSERERTRATFRRKRRGSELEDSPEKDRGAALKPSSKRGRGRPPTTGQYVGLSKTKQEYLELQQKEIQIESEKEVLEMTKRLPDLRSHRLSETSLSDCTMAEDDVVTVAKLGSAISQSLDTISAVTKKSKNLKGTSIAALKKATLTIQEAWSALLVRSTSEETRALVEANTRLTRELDYMKKELEAVKRKLADAQPQPAPIPKELDVEELLQRAVREAVSVTSARLDARIEGLEARLLPEPRLRPPLAADKKRDEARNAVTPASKVKERTPEPEPTVSTLSPPLNPGPALKEKRKRIKKSAAAVEAAAARRDADPPTTAKGPNPAEQWSEVVKRGGKKQSKAEGKKVEPKNGQKKRKRKKRGGLRAPKTAAVVVTLLPDAEKRGVTYKSIMDKAKQHVDITTLDIPAVKFKQAVTGARMYEVSGTACKEKADALAGKLKEVLGEEDVRVSRPQKCAELRITGMDDSATTTEIAAAVARCGGCAAEEVKVGEIRVDRSGRGSAWVKCPVEAAKSFTAPNAKLYVGWTVVRVTLLSTRTMRCYKCHEAGHTRAKCPSEVERGDLCFRCGQPGHAVKDCGNPPHCAACTANGRKADHVVGSKPCKIPPKKGKGSNKSQTPKAATPSTAASGAGAAPMDAQ; from the coding sequence ATGGAGGAACGTAGATTGAAAAATACTCCCCGGGTGGGTTCTGGTTGTCCGGTGGACGCCAGAGAATCCCACACCCCCTCTAACCAGGGGGTCTGCTGGACGTATACGGGGCCGGCACAAGATACGTTGAAGGGTATGGAGGCCGCTACGGCGGCGAGTGGCAGTGATGGCGCGTCTTCGCGCGATGGTTCGAAACCGGTGCTCCTAACCGCGCCGGTGGCGGACATACTTACGACGACTGATAACCCGAGGCACACGGTTCGATCGCCTGTTGTACAGCTGGAGCGGTTACAAGATTCGGATTTGGAAAATGGTGGATCACGGGCGGCGACGCCTACATACACCAGTACCGGCTCTGGGTTCTTCCGGAGGCCCGGAAGCGGTAGCGACGAGAGTGGCGATGAGTCCGCCGCCTCTCATAACTTGGACTTGGACGACAGTGAGAGGGAGAGGACCCGGGCCACTTTCCGGCGCAAGAGGCGTGGAAGTGAGCTAGAGGACAGTCCTGAAAAGGACAGAGGAGCAGCTCTGAAGCCCTCCTCGAAAAGAGGAAGAGGTAGACCGCCCACCACAGGGCAGTATGTCGGTCTATCCAAGACAAAGCAGGAGTACCTTGAGCTCCAACAGAAGGAGATACAGATTGAGTCGGAGAAGGAAGTTCTGGAGATGACAAAGAGGTTACCGGACCTACGGTCTCACCGGCTGTCGGAAACCTCTCTCTCTGACTGTACAATGGCGGAAGACGACGTGGTCACGGTGGCGAAGCTGGGTTCAGCTATAAGTCAGAGCTTGGACACCATCTCTGCTGTGACCAAGAAGTCGAAAAATCTGAAAGGAACCTCGATTGCCGCCTTGAAAAAGGCGACCTTAACGATACAGGAGGCGTGGTCCGCACTCCTCGTCAGGTCAACATCGGAGGAAACGAGAGCCCTGGTAGAGGCGAACACGCGACTCACCAGAGAGCTCGATTATATGAAGAAAGAGTTAGAAGCCGTCAAGCGCAAGCTGGCTGACGCTCAACCACAGCCCGCTCCCATTCCTAAGGAGCTGGATGTGGAAGAGCTCTTACAGCGAGCGGTGCGCGAGGCGGTCTCAGTGACCAGCGCCCGGCTAGACGCACGAATTGAGGGTCTCGAGGCCCGCCTCCTTCCGGAGCCACGCCTGAGGCCTCCTCTAGCCGCGGACAAAAAACGTGACGAGGCTCGAAACGCAGTAACACCCGCGTCTAAGGTCAAAGAGAGGACTCCAGAGCCGGAGCCCACGGTGTCGACATTGTCACCTCCTCTCAATCCCGGACCGGCTCTGAAAGAGAAAAGAAAAAGAATTAAGAAGTCGGCCGCAGCCGTGGAAGCGGCAGCCGCTAGGCGCGATGCTGACCCACCTACGACGGCGAAGGGACCAAATCCGGCCGAACAATGGTCGGAAGTGGTCAAAAGAGGAGGAAAGAAGCAAAGTAAAGCAGAAGGAAAGAAGGTGGAGCCCAAGAATGGGCAGAAAAAGAGGAAGAGGAAAAAGAGAGGTGGTCTCCGCGCTCCGAAGACAGCTGCGGTAGTTGTTACGCTACTGCCGGACGCGGAGAAGAGGGGTGTGACGTATAAGTCCATCATGGACAAAGCCAAGCAGCACGTCGACATCACCACCCTCGATATCCCGGCGGTGAAGTTTAAACAGGCCGTGACCGGGGCCCGCATGTACGAGGTCTCGGGAACGGCCTGCAAGGAGAAGGCCGACGCCCTCGCGGGCAAATTAAAGGAAGTACTCGGTGAGGAGGACGTCCGCGTGTCTAGGCCGCAGAAGTGCGCCGAGCTGCGCATCACCGGCATGGACGACTCCGCCACTACGACAGAGATCGCCGCGGCCGTCGCAAGATGTGGTGGCTGCGCGGCTGAAGAGGTGAAAGTCGGAGAAATTCGGGTCGATCGGAGTGGCCGCGGCTCGGCTTGGGTAAAGTGTCCGGTCGAGGCCGCGAAGAGCTTCACAGCACCAAATGCCAAGCTCTACGTCGGGTGGACCGTGGTGCGCGTGACACTCCTGTCGACGCGCACCATGCGGTGCTATAAATGTCACGAGGCGGGACATACCAGAGCGAAGTGCCCCTCGGAAGTCGAACGTGGAGACCTCTGTTTTCGGTGTGGCCAGCCCGGCCACGCGGTCAAAGATTGCGGCAACCCACCTCACTGCGCGGCTTGTACGGCGAACGGTAGGAAGGCGGACCACGTCGTAGGGAGCAAACCCTGCAAGATACCGCCGAAGAAGGGAAAGGGCTCCAATAAGAGTCAAACGCCCAAGGCTGCCACACCATCTACGGCAGCCTCTGGAGCGGGAGCGGCCCCTATGGACGCCCAATAA